A window of the Anoplopoma fimbria isolate UVic2021 breed Golden Eagle Sablefish chromosome 17, Afim_UVic_2022, whole genome shotgun sequence genome harbors these coding sequences:
- the ppcs gene encoding phosphopantothenate--cysteine ligase has protein sequence MAKPRMSSIDGKLAEEFAVPSHVDEVKEKMAAFARHHAAAGRRVVLITSGGTKVPLESRTVRFLDNFSSGRRGASSAEYFIDSGYAVIFLHRHRSLYPYTRMFSNVNMLDALNFSGGEGASSNSGEVVVNQQVFPNIAKALKQYQEVKEGNLLLPIEFSTLSEYLHLLKAAAQALSTIGSKAMFYLAAAVSDFYIPASEMPEHKIQSSNGPLQLSLNMVPKILSPLVKDWAPQAFVISFKLETDATILLDKARRALDTYRHQAVVANALDSRRGYVVVVTPETQAELIITDEDVKNEVEIEERIVSNLTSAHNKFITQQGG, from the exons ATGGCTAAACCCAGAATGTCTTCCATTGACGGGAAGTTGGCTGAAGAATTTGCCGTTCCCTCCCATGTCGATGAGGTCAAAGAGAAGATGGCCGCTTTCGCCAGGCATCATGCGGCAGCAGGTCGCAGGGTGGTTCTCATCACATCAGGTGGAACCAAAGTGCCCCTCGAGTCCCGCACCGTCCGTTTCCTCGATAACTTCAGCAGCGGCAGACGAGGAGCCTCCTCAGCAGAGTATTTCATAGACTCGGGCTACGCCGTCATCTTCCTACACAGGCATCGCTCCCTTTACCCCTACACACGGATGTTCTCAAACGTAAACATGCTGGACGCCCTGAACTTCAGCGGTGGAGAAGGAGCCTCCAGTAACTCTGGTGAAGTGGTGGTTAACCAGCAGGTGTTTCCCAACATTGCCAAAGCTCTGAAGCAATACCAGGAAGTGAAAGAAGGCAACCTCCTTCTGCCCATTGAGTTCAGCACTTTGTCAGAGTATCTGCATCTACTGAAAGCAGCAGCACAGGCACTCAGCACAATAG GATCCAAGGCCATGTTTTACTTGGCTGCAGCGGTGTCTGATTTCTATATCCCAGCGTCAGAGATGCCTGAACACAAAATCCAGTCTTCCAATGGACCTCTTCAa CTCAGCTTGAACATGGTCCCTAAGATACTGTCCCCGCTGGTGAAGGACTGGGCACCTCAAGCTTTTGTCATATCCTTTAAGCTGGAGACAGATGCAACCATCCTGCTGGATAAAGCTCGACGGGCTCTGGACACCTACAGGCACCAGGCGGTGGTGGCCAACGCGCTGGACTCTAGACGGGGCTACGTGGTGGTGGTGACCCCCGAAACTCAGGCTGAGCTGATCATCACAGACGAGGACGTGAAGAATGAAGTGGAGATCGAGGAGAGGATAGTGAGCAACCTGACGTCGGCACACAACAAGTTCATAACTCAACAGGGAGGTTGA